In Gammaproteobacteria bacterium, the sequence CCTTTACCGATCACGTCACGGATTTTGTCCGGGTGAATCTTGATGGTGATATAACGGGGTGCAAACCTGGACATCTCTACGCGGGTTTCGGAAATGACCTTGTTCATTTCACCCAGGATAAACAAACGTCCCTCGGTGGCCTGGCTCAGGGCCTGTTTCATAATCTCGTGAGTAATGCCGGTGATTTTGATATCCATCTGCAAGGCAGTCACACCGTTTTCGGTACCGGCCACCTTGAAATCCATGTCGCCGAGGTGATCTTCATCACCCAGGATGTCGGATAGCACCGCAAATTTTCCGTCGTCTTTGATCAGGCCCATGGCAATACCCGCCACCGGCGCCTTCAATGGAACACCGGCATCCATCATCGACAGGCTGGAACCACAGACCGAGGCCATGGAGCTGGAACCGTTCGACTCAGTAATCTCGGAGACGACGCGAATCGAGTACGGAAACTCCTCAACACTGGGCATAACCGCCGCCACACCGCGCTTCGCCAGTCGGCCATGGCCGATTTCACGACGCTTGGGACTGCCCACAAAACCGGTTTCACCAACACAGTAAGGGGGGAAGTTGTAATGCAGCATAAAGTGTTCTTTACGCTCACCTTCAATCGCGTCGATCAACTGGGCATCGCGTGCGGTACCCAACGTGGTCACCACGATGGCCTGGGTTTCACCGCGGGTAAACAGCGCCGAGCCATGAGTCCGCGGCAGGATACCGGTTTTCACCGTGATCGGACGCACGGTGCGCGTGTCACGTCCGTCGATACGCGGCTCGCCGGCCAGCACACGGCTACGCACAATGGATTTTTCCAGCTTGCCAATGGCCTCTTTGACATCGGCAATGGCGTAGGTCGATTCCTCGCCCTGCGGGCAAACCTGATCGACGATACTGGAACGAATACCGTTCAACTCGTCATAGCGTGCCTGTTTGTCGCTGATCTGGTAGGCGCTGGTTAATGGCGCTTCACCCGCGGCCTTGACCGCAGCGGCCAGGGCGTCGTTGCTTTCGGGCGCCGTCCAGTCCCAGGCAACCATACCGGCCTCAGCAGTCAGTTCACGTATCGCAGTGATCACGGCCTGCATCTGTTCGTGTCCGTAGGTCACGGCACCCAGCATCACTTCTTCGGATAACTCACGTGCCTCGGACTCTACCATCAGCACGGCGTCCGCGGTGCCGGCAACCACCAGATCCAGCGCTGAGGTGCGCAAGGCGGTGGCGGAGGGATTCAATAAATACTGGCCATCGGCATAACCCACACGGGCGCAACCGATCGGACCGGAAAAGGGCACACCGGACAGACTGACGGCGGCGGAGGCACCAATCATCGCAGCCATATCGGGATCGATTTCGGGATCCAGCGACATTACCGTGGCAATAACCTGAACCTCATTCACAAAACCTTTGGGGAACAATGGCCGCAGCGGACGATCGATCAGACGGCTGGTCAGAGTCTCCTTTTCGCTGGGACGCCCTTCACGCTTAAAGAAGCCACCCGGGATCTTGCCCGCGGCATACGTCCGTTCCTGGTAATTGACCGTTAACGGAAAAAAGTCCCGACCCGGTTCCGCGGTCTTGCGAGCGACACAGGTCACAAACACGCTGGTATCACCCATGCTCACCATCACCGCACCGCCGGCCTGACGAGCGATCTCACCCGTTTCAAGCGTTACCGTGTGATCACCAAATTGTACGACTTTCTTGATAGCCATTTTTGAATGGGTTCTCCTTAGGAATTACAGCGTTAAGAATTATTGCGTTGAATTTTTGTCTGTTTTTATAGAGTAGGCGCGTCCTGAAATCGGAGCCCTGGCAGGTATGCAAGGGCTCCGCGACAGCCGAAGCGTTACATCAATTAACGACGCAAACCAAGACTTGCAATCAGCTCGCGATAACGCTCAACATTCTTTTTCTTGAGATAGTCCAACAATTTACGACGACGGCTCACCATGCGCAGCAGGCCCTGGCGTGAATGATGGTCATGAATGTGGCTTTTGAAATGATCCGACAGATCATTGATACGCGCGCTCAACAACGCGACCTGAACTTCAGGGGAACCGGTATCGGCTTCGCCACGGGCATATTGCTTGGTGATTTCCTGTTTCTGTGCAGCATCTAAAGACATGATTGTCTCCTAGTGAAATATAAATAGTGAAATTTAAAAAAATGCTTTTCTCGCCAGCCGGTTACTAGGTCCAGCCTGCCGAGCGAGCGGGATTTTACCCTATTCCGTGTCAATTCACCACGCCAATGGGCCCTTTTCCTGCGTCCGGCAGCGGCCGGTCAGGCGGTTTTCAGCAGCCGTTTCGGCGCCACCCTGCCGTCATCCAGCACCGTGCCCAGTCCGAGGAAACGCCGCTCAGGCGCGTACAGACGAACGCTGCCGCGCGCCTGAAGCTGGGGCACAAACACCGGCTGCCCCTGACACAGATAAAAACTGGCGTCGGCAGAGAGGCACACCTCCGGCCAGTCCGGCAGGGTCGCGTCCATGCTCAGCAGCAGCGCGTCCAGGGCGCTGACACCGGACTGCTCGACCAGGGCCTCCAGGGACTCAAGGCTGTGCATTTTGTGGCCATCCAGGGCGCCTACACCGGTACGACGCAGCAGGGTGATATGCGCGCCGCAGCCCAGCATTTCGCCGATATCCGCGGCCAGGGTGCGGATATAGGTGCCCTTGGAGGAGCGCACTGCGATATCCAGCGCGTCATCTTCGTGGCGCAGCAATTCCAGGGAATGGATTGTCACCTCACGCGGCTCGCGCGCGACCTCGATGCCCTGATGGGCCAGCTTATAGAGGGGCTGCCCATTCTGCTTGATGGCCGAGTGCATGGGGGGGATTTGCGAGATCGGGCCGAGAAAGCTCTCCAGCACCTCACGCAGCCGCGAGTCCGCAAAGGCCTCCACGGGCCGGGTCTGTACCACGACGCCATCGGCATCGGCACTGTCGGTGGTAACGCCCAGCCTCAGGCTGGCCCGATATTCCTTGTCCGCCGACAACAGAAAGCCGGAAATCTTGGTCGCCTCACCCAGACAGATCGGCAACATGCCGGAGGCCAAGGGATCGAGGCTACCGGTGTGGCCGGCCTTGTTGGCATTAAAGAGTCGCTTGACCCTCTGCAGGGCCGCATTGGAAGTGATGCCGGTGGGTTTATCCAATAGCAGTACGCCATCCACCTGCCGGCCACGGTTACGTCTTCGTGCCACGTTAAAACTCCACTACTGATTGATATGCGCCGGTGCGCACGATCAGAATAAAAGACCAAGGATGACTACGATGGTGCGGGATGACGGCCGATGAATGGCCAGGAAAGCAGTCGGAGCTATTGACCGGAATCATCCGCATCACTGTTGGCGGAATCGCTCGCCGCAGCGCTGTTAATCAGATCGGTCAAGCGGTTGCCATGTTCCATTGAAGAATCGTAGATGAAAACTAGCTGCGGAGTGGTGCGCAATTTTAGGCGGCGGGCCAGCGCCGTGCGCAGATACCCCGCGGCCTTGTTGAGCACATCGGCGGTTATCCTGGCCTGCTCATTTTCAACCGCCGGCTTATCCGGATGCGCCTTTTCACCCAGAGAGCTGCCCAGCACGGTGAAATAGACACGGGCACGTTCAAATTCGTGGGTCACATCCACGCCGGTGATGGTCACCATACCGACACGCGGATCGCCCAGCTCCATCTGAATGAGCTCGGCCATATGGCGCTGAATCTGATCCGCCACCCTGCGGGTACGGCTAAACTCTTTTGCCATGCTCGTACCTTCTCA encodes:
- the pnp gene encoding polyribonucleotide nucleotidyltransferase — its product is MAIKKVVQFGDHTVTLETGEIARQAGGAVMVSMGDTSVFVTCVARKTAEPGRDFFPLTVNYQERTYAAGKIPGGFFKREGRPSEKETLTSRLIDRPLRPLFPKGFVNEVQVIATVMSLDPEIDPDMAAMIGASAAVSLSGVPFSGPIGCARVGYADGQYLLNPSATALRTSALDLVVAGTADAVLMVESEARELSEEVMLGAVTYGHEQMQAVITAIRELTAEAGMVAWDWTAPESNDALAAAVKAAGEAPLTSAYQISDKQARYDELNGIRSSIVDQVCPQGEESTYAIADVKEAIGKLEKSIVRSRVLAGEPRIDGRDTRTVRPITVKTGILPRTHGSALFTRGETQAIVVTTLGTARDAQLIDAIEGERKEHFMLHYNFPPYCVGETGFVGSPKRREIGHGRLAKRGVAAVMPSVEEFPYSIRVVSEITESNGSSSMASVCGSSLSMMDAGVPLKAPVAGIAMGLIKDDGKFAVLSDILGDEDHLGDMDFKVAGTENGVTALQMDIKITGITHEIMKQALSQATEGRLFILGEMNKVISETRVEMSRFAPRYITIKIHPDKIRDVIGKGGATIRSITEQTGAGVDIEDDGTIKISSVDSAAGEQALKLIEQITADVEVGVVYEGKVAKLMDFGAFVTILPGKDGLVHISQISEERVENVSDKLSEGDIIKVKVLEIDKQGRIRLSMKAVEEA
- the truB gene encoding tRNA pseudouridine(55) synthase TruB, which produces MARRRNRGRQVDGVLLLDKPTGITSNAALQRVKRLFNANKAGHTGSLDPLASGMLPICLGEATKISGFLLSADKEYRASLRLGVTTDSADADGVVVQTRPVEAFADSRLREVLESFLGPISQIPPMHSAIKQNGQPLYKLAHQGIEVAREPREVTIHSLELLRHEDDALDIAVRSSKGTYIRTLAADIGEMLGCGAHITLLRRTGVGALDGHKMHSLESLEALVEQSGVSALDALLLSMDATLPDWPEVCLSADASFYLCQGQPVFVPQLQARGSVRLYAPERRFLGLGTVLDDGRVAPKRLLKTA
- the rbfA gene encoding 30S ribosome-binding factor RbfA, coding for MAKEFSRTRRVADQIQRHMAELIQMELGDPRVGMVTITGVDVTHEFERARVYFTVLGSSLGEKAHPDKPAVENEQARITADVLNKAAGYLRTALARRLKLRTTPQLVFIYDSSMEHGNRLTDLINSAAASDSANSDADDSGQ
- the rpsO gene encoding 30S ribosomal protein S15, which codes for MSLDAAQKQEITKQYARGEADTGSPEVQVALLSARINDLSDHFKSHIHDHHSRQGLLRMVSRRRKLLDYLKKKNVERYRELIASLGLRR